Proteins encoded by one window of Pseudomonas tructae:
- a CDS encoding extracellular solute-binding protein, with product MPMPRPHLKAFALLLACLAGQALAAPQHALTLYDEAPKYPANFKHFDYVNADAPKGGTFRQAGFGGFDSLNPFINKGVPAEDIGLIYDTLMTQGLDEPFTEYGLLAGKIEKAPDNSWVRFYLRPEARFHDGQPVQAEDVVFTFNTLIKHGAPLYRGYYADVAEVIAQSPRQVLFKFKHNNNRELPLILGQLPVLPKHWWESRDFNKGNLEIPLGSGPYKVAEVKPGRSIRYERVKDYWGKDLAVNRGFYNFDQMTTDYYRDSAVTLEALKAGQFDYRLETAAKSWATAYDVPAVRQKRLILEELPNGNPTGMQGFIYNIRRPLFQDVRVREALSLLLDFEWTNKQLFNGAYTRTRSYFENSDMAARGLPDAAELKILEPLRGKIPDQVFTQAFANPVTDGSGMIREQQRKAYKLLQDAGWRIVDDKMVDAQGKPVSIEFLLAQTEFERVLLPFKRNLADLGIDLVIRRVDVSQYINRLRSRDFDMMVGGYPQSNSPGNEQREFWQSAAADNPGSRNFIGLKDPAIDTLVEQLINADSRQSLIEHSRALDRVLQWGYYVIPNWHIKTWRVAYWNHIGHPKVSPKYDIGINTWWIKPDVEPVVPLAPAAQAAEGAK from the coding sequence ATGCCAATGCCCCGCCCGCACCTGAAGGCCTTCGCCCTGTTGCTGGCGTGCCTCGCTGGCCAGGCCCTGGCCGCGCCGCAACACGCCCTGACCCTTTACGACGAGGCACCCAAGTATCCGGCCAACTTCAAGCATTTCGACTACGTCAATGCCGATGCGCCCAAAGGGGGTACCTTCCGCCAGGCCGGTTTCGGTGGTTTTGACAGCCTCAACCCGTTCATCAACAAAGGCGTACCGGCCGAAGACATCGGCCTGATCTACGACACCCTGATGACCCAGGGCCTGGACGAGCCCTTCACCGAGTACGGCCTGCTAGCCGGCAAAATCGAGAAAGCCCCGGACAACAGCTGGGTACGCTTCTACCTGCGCCCCGAAGCGCGCTTTCATGACGGCCAGCCGGTGCAGGCCGAAGACGTGGTGTTCACCTTCAATACCCTGATCAAGCACGGTGCCCCGCTGTACCGCGGCTACTACGCCGACGTCGCCGAGGTGATCGCCCAGAGCCCACGGCAGGTACTGTTCAAGTTCAAGCACAACAACAACCGCGAGCTGCCACTGATCCTCGGCCAGTTGCCGGTATTGCCCAAGCACTGGTGGGAAAGCCGCGACTTCAACAAAGGCAACCTGGAAATCCCGCTGGGCAGCGGCCCGTACAAGGTCGCCGAGGTCAAGCCGGGGCGCTCGATCCGCTACGAGCGGGTCAAGGACTACTGGGGCAAGGACCTGGCGGTCAACCGTGGCTTCTACAACTTCGACCAGATGACCACCGACTACTACCGCGACAGCGCTGTCACCCTCGAAGCGCTAAAGGCCGGTCAGTTCGACTACCGCCTGGAAACCGCAGCCAAGAGCTGGGCCACCGCCTATGACGTGCCGGCCGTGCGCCAGAAGCGCCTGATCCTCGAAGAACTGCCCAATGGCAACCCCACTGGCATGCAGGGCTTTATCTACAATATCCGCCGCCCGCTGTTCCAGGATGTACGGGTACGTGAAGCGCTGAGCCTGCTGCTGGACTTCGAATGGACCAACAAGCAGCTGTTCAACGGCGCTTACACTCGCACCCGCAGCTACTTCGAGAACTCCGACATGGCCGCCCGCGGTCTGCCCGACGCTGCTGAGCTGAAGATTCTCGAGCCGCTGCGCGGCAAGATCCCCGACCAGGTCTTCACCCAGGCGTTCGCCAACCCGGTCACTGACGGCAGCGGGATGATCCGCGAACAGCAGCGCAAGGCCTACAAGCTGCTGCAGGACGCCGGCTGGCGGATCGTCGATGACAAGATGGTCGATGCCCAGGGCAAGCCGGTGTCCATCGAGTTCCTGCTGGCGCAGACCGAGTTCGAACGTGTCCTGCTGCCATTCAAGCGCAACCTTGCGGACCTGGGCATCGACCTGGTGATTCGCCGGGTGGATGTGTCGCAGTACATCAACCGTCTGCGCTCGCGGGACTTCGACATGATGGTCGGTGGCTATCCACAGTCCAACTCCCCGGGTAACGAGCAGCGCGAGTTCTGGCAGAGCGCCGCCGCCGACAACCCCGGCAGCCGCAACTTCATCGGCCTGAAAGACCCGGCCATCGATACCCTGGTCGAACAACTGATCAACGCCGACTCGCGACAAAGCCTGATCGAGCACTCCCGCGCCCTGGACCGGGTACTGCAATGGGGTTACTACGTGATCCCCAACTGGCACATCAAGACCTGGCGCGTGGCCTACTGGAACCACATCGGCCACCCGAAGGTTTCACCCAAGTACGACATCGGTATCAACACCTGGTGGATCAAGCCGGATGTCGAGCCGGTAGTGCCACTCGCGCCCGCAGCGCAAGCGGCCGAAGGGGCGAAATAA
- a CDS encoding extracellular solute-binding protein, producing the protein MTRPLLLLSLSLVLSFPAGATISESHGYAQFGTLKYPAKFTHFDWVNPQAPKGGTLRAMAFGTFDTLNPYTFKGSSPVTTPNFLQYGVSELNETLMVGTGQYDPSGDEPTSSYGLIAGSVEYSDDRSWVVFNLRPEARFHDGKPITASDVAFSYRTLLKEGHPIYRTNLQEVKRVDILNPQRIRFVFKRAGNPLLILRLGEMPVLPAHYWKGRDFKATTFEPPLGSGPYRITQVQPGRRLVFERVKNYWGKNLAVNRGKYNVDRVEYEFYRDSAVAFEAFKAGEFDIYIEHQAKNWANGYNFPAVRRGEVIKAQIPHKIPTQTQGLFMNSRRATFSDARVRQALGLMLDFEWTNRTLFSSAYQRASSYYPNSEFTASGLPLGKEWLLLAPYRKQLPAALFSEPYKVSHTDGRGINRETLRQALDLLGQAGWKLNGQRLLNSAGQPLKLELLLVNPNLERILQPYVENLASIGIDARLRTVDRAQYKQRLDQFDFDMILMTLNQTLSPGLEQWLYFHSSQAATKGSKNYAGVKDPIVDHLLDTLLAAQSREDQVAAARALDRVLLWQYYMIPNWYLDNHRLAYRNRFAFVATPPYTLGLNSWWIKPSEKAQ; encoded by the coding sequence TTGACACGTCCCCTCCTGTTGCTGTCACTCAGCCTGGTCTTGAGCTTTCCCGCAGGCGCAACGATCAGCGAAAGCCACGGTTACGCCCAGTTCGGCACGCTCAAGTATCCAGCCAAATTCACCCACTTCGACTGGGTCAATCCGCAAGCGCCCAAGGGCGGCACCTTGCGTGCCATGGCATTTGGCACCTTCGACACCCTCAATCCTTACACATTCAAGGGTTCAAGCCCGGTCACCACCCCGAACTTCTTGCAGTACGGGGTGAGCGAGCTCAATGAAACCCTGATGGTCGGTACCGGCCAGTACGACCCCTCTGGGGATGAACCCACTTCCAGCTACGGCCTGATTGCAGGCTCTGTCGAGTACAGCGACGACCGTAGCTGGGTGGTGTTCAACCTGCGCCCCGAGGCGCGCTTTCACGATGGCAAGCCGATTACCGCCAGCGACGTGGCGTTCTCCTATCGAACCCTGCTCAAGGAAGGCCACCCGATCTACCGGACCAACCTGCAGGAAGTAAAACGCGTCGACATCCTCAACCCGCAACGTATCCGCTTTGTCTTCAAGCGCGCCGGCAACCCGTTGCTGATCCTGCGTCTGGGCGAGATGCCAGTGCTGCCGGCGCACTACTGGAAAGGCCGCGACTTCAAGGCGACCACCTTCGAGCCGCCGCTGGGCAGCGGACCGTACCGTATTACCCAGGTTCAGCCGGGTCGGCGGTTGGTGTTCGAACGGGTGAAAAACTATTGGGGCAAGAACCTGGCGGTCAATCGTGGCAAGTACAATGTCGATCGTGTCGAGTACGAGTTCTACCGTGACAGCGCGGTGGCCTTCGAAGCCTTCAAGGCCGGCGAGTTCGACATCTACATCGAGCACCAGGCGAAGAACTGGGCCAATGGCTACAACTTCCCTGCAGTGCGCCGCGGCGAGGTGATCAAGGCGCAGATCCCGCACAAGATCCCGACCCAGACCCAGGGTCTGTTCATGAACAGCCGCCGTGCCACCTTCAGCGATGCCCGTGTGCGCCAGGCGTTGGGGCTGATGCTCGACTTCGAGTGGACCAACCGCACCCTGTTCAGCAGCGCCTATCAACGTGCCAGCAGCTACTACCCCAACAGCGAGTTCACCGCCAGCGGCCTGCCGCTAGGCAAAGAGTGGCTGCTGCTCGCGCCCTACCGCAAACAGTTGCCTGCAGCACTGTTCAGCGAACCCTACAAGGTTAGCCACACCGATGGCCGCGGCATCAACCGTGAGACCCTGCGCCAGGCCCTCGACCTGCTTGGCCAGGCCGGCTGGAAGCTCAACGGCCAGCGTTTGCTCAACAGCGCCGGGCAACCCTTGAAGCTTGAGCTGTTGCTGGTCAATCCGAACCTTGAGCGAATCCTGCAACCTTATGTCGAAAATCTCGCCAGCATTGGCATCGATGCACGCTTGCGCACCGTGGACCGGGCCCAGTACAAACAACGTCTGGACCAGTTCGATTTCGACATGATCCTGATGACCTTGAACCAGACCCTGAGCCCGGGCCTGGAACAATGGCTGTATTTTCACTCGAGCCAGGCCGCGACCAAAGGCAGCAAGAACTATGCTGGCGTGAAAGACCCGATCGTTGATCACCTGCTCGACACCCTGCTGGCCGCCCAGAGCCGTGAAGACCAGGTGGCTGCGGCACGCGCCCTGGACCGGGTGCTGTTGTGGCAGTACTACATGATTCCCAACTGGTATCTCGACAACCACCGCCTGGCCTACCGCAATCGCTTTGCCTTTGTGGCCACGCCGCCCTACACCCTGGGGCTCAACAGCTGGTGGATCAAGCCTTCGGAGAAAGCCCAATGA
- the rnhA gene encoding ribonuclease HI yields MSDSVEIFTDGACKGNPGPGGWGVLMVCKGVEKELWGGERETTNNRMELMAAIKGLEALKRECDVLLVTDSQYVMKGITEWMVNWKKRGWKTAAKEPVKNADLWQLLDEQVGRHKVSWKWVRGHIGHPGNERADQLANRGVDEVRGVR; encoded by the coding sequence ATGAGCGATAGCGTCGAGATATTTACCGATGGCGCCTGCAAGGGCAACCCGGGCCCGGGCGGCTGGGGCGTGCTGATGGTGTGCAAGGGCGTTGAAAAGGAGCTGTGGGGCGGCGAGCGCGAGACCACCAACAACCGCATGGAGCTGATGGCGGCGATCAAGGGCCTGGAGGCGCTCAAGCGCGAGTGCGATGTGCTGCTGGTCACCGACTCCCAGTACGTGATGAAAGGCATCACCGAGTGGATGGTCAACTGGAAGAAGCGCGGCTGGAAAACCGCCGCCAAGGAGCCGGTGAAGAATGCCGACCTCTGGCAACTGCTCGATGAGCAGGTAGGCCGTCACAAGGTGAGCTGGAAGTGGGTACGCGGGCACATTGGCCACCCTGGCAACGAGCGCGCCGACCAGTTGGCCAACCGCGGTGTCGACGAGGTGCGTGGCGTTCGCTGA
- a CDS encoding class I SAM-dependent methyltransferase: MTDQAFAQADPQWLELISLARDWFAGPLGQLMLSEEQRLLEEELGRYFGGYLVHYGPCAEAPPKAPRVQRNVRLGAPLPGVEIVCEEQAWPLSEHAADVVVLQHGLDFSLSPHGLLREAASSVRPGGHLLIVGINPWSSWGVRRVFAHGALRKARCISPSRVGDWLNLLGFALEKRRFGCYRPPLASPAWQQRLAGWERIAGGWQGAGGGVYLLVARKMVVGLRPLRLERREPMGKLLPLPMAKVNRRHSEP; encoded by the coding sequence ATGACCGATCAAGCCTTTGCCCAGGCCGATCCGCAGTGGCTGGAGCTGATCAGCCTGGCCCGCGACTGGTTCGCCGGCCCACTCGGGCAATTGATGCTCAGCGAGGAGCAACGCCTGCTCGAAGAGGAGCTGGGGCGCTATTTTGGTGGCTACCTGGTGCATTACGGACCCTGTGCTGAAGCGCCACCCAAGGCCCCCCGGGTGCAGCGCAACGTGCGCCTGGGGGCGCCGCTGCCGGGCGTCGAGATCGTCTGTGAGGAGCAGGCCTGGCCGCTCAGTGAACACGCCGCCGATGTCGTGGTGTTACAGCACGGCCTGGATTTCAGCCTGTCACCCCATGGCCTGTTGCGCGAAGCGGCCAGTAGCGTACGCCCCGGCGGCCATCTGCTGATCGTTGGCATCAACCCCTGGAGCAGTTGGGGGGTGCGCCGGGTGTTCGCCCATGGCGCCCTGCGCAAGGCGCGCTGCATTTCCCCTTCACGGGTTGGCGACTGGCTCAACCTGTTGGGCTTCGCGCTGGAGAAACGCCGCTTCGGGTGCTATCGTCCGCCGCTCGCATCCCCCGCCTGGCAACAGCGCCTGGCCGGCTGGGAGCGGATTGCCGGTGGCTGGCAGGGTGCGGGCGGCGGCGTCTACCTGCTGGTGGCACGCAAGATGGTGGTCGGTTTGCGGCCATTGCGTCTGGAGCGTCGCGAGCCGATGGGCAAGCTGCTGCCACTGCCGATGGCCAAGGTCAACCGGCGCCATTCCGAACCCTGA
- the dnaQ gene encoding DNA polymerase III subunit epsilon: MPQETIGVELQDNRFVVLDTETTGMPVTDGHRIIEIGCVELMGRRLTGRNFHVYLQPDRESDEGAIGVHGITDSFLLDKPRFAEVADEFFEFIQGAQLVIHNAAFDVGFINNEFAMLGQHERADIAQHCTILDTLMMARARHPGQRNNLDALCKRYGIDNSGRELHGALLDSELLADVYLSMTGGQTSLSLAGHGGDGDEEGADNRGSEIRRLPASRQPGRIIRANEQELELHVARLEAIAKSAGGPALWQQMSESN, translated from the coding sequence ATGCCGCAGGAGACCATTGGCGTGGAGCTTCAAGACAACAGGTTCGTCGTCCTCGACACCGAAACCACCGGTATGCCGGTCACCGACGGCCACCGGATCATCGAGATCGGTTGCGTCGAGCTGATGGGGCGGCGCCTGACCGGTCGCAACTTCCACGTCTACCTGCAGCCAGACCGCGAAAGTGACGAGGGCGCCATTGGCGTCCACGGTATCACCGACTCGTTCCTGCTCGACAAGCCGCGATTCGCTGAAGTCGCCGATGAATTCTTCGAGTTCATCCAGGGCGCCCAGTTAGTCATCCACAACGCGGCGTTCGACGTTGGCTTCATCAACAACGAATTCGCCATGCTCGGTCAGCACGAGCGCGCCGACATCGCCCAGCACTGCACCATCCTCGATACCCTGATGATGGCCCGTGCGCGCCATCCGGGGCAGCGCAACAACCTCGATGCGCTGTGCAAACGCTACGGCATCGACAACTCGGGCCGCGAACTGCACGGTGCGCTGCTCGACTCGGAGTTGTTGGCCGACGTCTACCTGAGCATGACCGGTGGCCAGACCAGCCTGTCGCTGGCCGGCCATGGCGGCGATGGCGATGAAGAAGGTGCCGACAACCGCGGCAGCGAGATTCGCCGCCTGCCGGCCAGCCGCCAGCCCGGGCGGATCATCCGCGCGAACGAGCAGGAGCTCGAACTGCACGTGGCACGTCTGGAAGCCATTGCCAAGTCCGCCGGCGGCCCGGCACTCTGGCAGCAGATGTCCGAAAGCAACTGA
- a CDS encoding transglycosylase SLT domain-containing protein gives MSSNSRRTFKSVALTRLAQASALALAATLVGCQSTRQVDETDSVRAHNYQARAKQKPLIVPVKPVEQAPQDVWERMRQGFVLQDGVAVNPRIEQQRLWFASNPSFLETAGDRGSLYIHYIVERLEERNMPLELALLPAIESSYNPMAYSRAHAVGLWQFIPSTGRYFNLRQTRFYDGRRDITASTNAALDYLTRLHDMFNGDWLLALAAYNAGEGTVSRAIERNEKLGLPTDYWNLPLPRETRDYVPKLLALSQVVMTPQAYGVNLNPIANEPYFEAVAIKDRLDLSRVAALAEIDEDELFQLNPAFKKRMTVDGPQQLLVPTAKAQLLTASLSNMKPEELLSLQPKKAVFEAALAEAAPRTTTTRNSRYRVKRGDNLASIAKANKVSVKDLQRWNKLSGHGLKVGQTLALQTAQPVGAKNQKKSTQYKVRKGDSYYLVAKRFNVEMQHLKRWNPRSGHALKPGQTLTVYLNH, from the coding sequence ATGTCGTCCAATAGCCGCAGAACCTTCAAGTCCGTCGCCCTGACGCGCCTGGCCCAAGCCAGTGCGCTAGCCCTGGCCGCCACCCTGGTGGGCTGCCAGAGCACCCGTCAAGTCGACGAAACCGACAGCGTTCGCGCGCACAACTACCAGGCACGGGCCAAGCAGAAACCGCTGATCGTCCCGGTCAAACCGGTGGAGCAGGCGCCTCAGGACGTCTGGGAGCGCATGCGCCAGGGCTTCGTGCTGCAGGACGGCGTTGCGGTCAACCCGCGCATCGAACAGCAGCGCCTGTGGTTCGCCAGCAACCCTTCGTTTCTGGAAACCGCCGGCGACCGTGGCAGCCTGTATATCCACTACATCGTCGAGCGACTTGAGGAGCGCAATATGCCGCTGGAGCTGGCCCTCCTGCCAGCAATTGAAAGCTCCTACAACCCCATGGCCTACTCGCGGGCCCATGCAGTTGGCCTGTGGCAGTTCATCCCATCTACCGGCCGCTACTTCAATCTGCGCCAGACCCGCTTCTACGATGGCCGTCGCGACATCACCGCCTCGACCAACGCCGCGCTGGACTACCTGACCCGCCTGCACGACATGTTCAACGGCGACTGGCTGCTGGCCCTGGCGGCCTACAACGCCGGTGAAGGCACCGTCAGCCGCGCCATCGAGCGCAACGAGAAACTCGGCCTGCCCACCGACTACTGGAACCTGCCGCTGCCCCGGGAAACCCGCGACTACGTGCCCAAGTTGCTGGCCCTTTCGCAAGTGGTGATGACCCCGCAGGCATATGGCGTCAATCTCAATCCGATTGCCAACGAACCCTACTTCGAAGCCGTGGCGATCAAGGACCGCCTGGACCTCTCGCGGGTCGCCGCCCTGGCCGAGATCGACGAAGACGAACTGTTCCAGCTTAACCCGGCGTTCAAGAAGCGCATGACCGTCGACGGCCCGCAGCAATTGCTGGTGCCCACGGCCAAGGCGCAACTGCTGACGGCCTCGCTGTCGAACATGAAGCCCGAAGAACTGCTGAGCCTGCAGCCGAAGAAAGCCGTGTTCGAGGCCGCCCTGGCCGAAGCCGCGCCGCGCACCACCACGACCCGCAACAGCCGCTACCGGGTCAAGCGTGGCGACAACCTGGCCAGCATCGCCAAGGCCAACAAGGTCAGCGTCAAGGACCTGCAACGCTGGAACAAGCTCTCCGGCCATGGCCTGAAGGTCGGTCAGACCCTGGCACTGCAAACTGCCCAGCCGGTTGGCGCCAAGAACCAGAAGAAATCCACCCAGTACAAGGTCCGCAAAGGCGACTCGTATTACCTGGTGGCCAAGCGTTTCAATGTCGAGATGCAGCACCTCAAGCGCTGGAACCCGCGTAGCGGCCATGCCCTCAAGCCAGGCCAGACCCTGACCGTCTACCTCAACCATTGA
- the gloB gene encoding hydroxyacylglutathione hydrolase: MIQIDALPAFTDNYIWLLQDSAKQRCAVVDPGDAAPVLAWLECHPDWKLSDILITHHHHDHVGGVEQLKAQTGATVWGPARERIPGRDQALDDNASVGVLGLDFQVIAVPGHTLGHIAYYCSQTSPPVLFCGDTLFAAGCGRLFEGTPEQMHHSLQRLAALPADTRVYCTHEYTLSNLRFAKAVEPENQHISQRFDDVTQLRAADRITLPSTLALEKLTNPFLRTTETSVKEKIDERNGLRNPTPSAVFAGLRAWKDTF; this comes from the coding sequence ATGATACAGATCGATGCCCTGCCCGCTTTCACCGATAACTACATCTGGTTGTTACAAGATTCTGCCAAGCAGCGTTGCGCAGTGGTCGACCCGGGTGACGCGGCACCGGTGCTGGCCTGGCTGGAATGTCACCCTGACTGGAAGCTGAGCGACATTCTCATCACCCATCATCATCACGACCATGTCGGCGGCGTCGAGCAGCTCAAGGCCCAGACCGGGGCAACCGTCTGGGGCCCCGCCCGCGAGCGCATCCCGGGCCGCGACCAGGCACTGGACGACAATGCCAGCGTGGGCGTTCTGGGTCTGGATTTCCAGGTTATCGCCGTGCCTGGACACACCCTGGGGCACATTGCCTATTATTGCTCACAGACCTCCCCCCCCGTGTTGTTCTGTGGCGACACCCTGTTCGCTGCCGGTTGCGGGCGCCTGTTCGAAGGCACACCGGAACAAATGCACCACTCCCTGCAGCGCCTGGCCGCCCTGCCCGCCGATACACGGGTGTATTGCACCCATGAGTACACCTTGAGCAACCTGCGTTTCGCCAAGGCCGTCGAGCCTGAAAACCAGCATATTAGTCAACGCTTCGACGACGTTACCCAGTTAAGGGCTGCAGATCGCATCACGTTGCCATCAACTCTGGCTCTGGAAAAGCTCACCAACCCGTTCCTGCGGACCACAGAAACATCCGTTAAAGAAAAAATAGACGAACGGAATGGCCTGAGAAACCCCACGCCAAGTGCTGTTTTTGCTGGCTTGCGTGCTTGGAAAGATACGTTCTAA
- a CDS encoding ArnT family glycosyltransferase yields the protein MTAARRERWLWLLLGAIVLVRLLALGSYPLMDTSEARYAEMARKMVESGDWVTPMFDHDVPFWGKPPLSFWTQAASMHLLGVNEFAARLPAWLLHLASCLLILHLGWRERSLQVGLWAAIIYSSSGLGLLASGVVLTDPALALALLLALYGFWHGMQHADARRARLGFVGLGLGLLAKGPLVLPLVGLVALSWTLIHRQWHRFWRLPWLSGLGLMTLIAIPWYVLAELKTPGFLDYFLLGEHWNRFVDSGWAGDLYGNAHAKPPATIWLYLGYALLPWSLWLPVLWWGRQGRDRFTTFVWAWALATPVFFTLAGNILWTYVLPSLPAWSLLLASAMVREQQRWMTLAFVSALSLPLLAVLITSLGSLGERVQNQREIVSAWQQAQAVEAGPLLYPGRRSYSAEFYSDGQARRVRKADEYPQAGTFYLARRIRDLADPLPLELRCELQLEVNASRLLRCQRVADTLIWDAPTVLR from the coding sequence ATGACTGCTGCGCGAAGGGAGCGTTGGTTGTGGCTGCTGTTGGGAGCGATCGTGCTGGTGCGTCTGCTCGCCTTGGGCAGCTATCCGCTGATGGATACCTCCGAGGCGCGTTATGCCGAGATGGCCCGGAAAATGGTCGAGTCAGGTGACTGGGTCACCCCTATGTTCGACCATGACGTACCGTTCTGGGGCAAGCCACCGTTGTCGTTCTGGACCCAGGCGGCAAGCATGCATCTGTTGGGCGTCAACGAGTTTGCCGCGCGTCTGCCCGCCTGGCTGTTGCACCTGGCCAGTTGCCTGTTGATCCTGCACCTGGGCTGGCGTGAGCGCAGCCTGCAGGTTGGCCTGTGGGCGGCGATCATCTATTCGAGCAGTGGCCTGGGGCTGCTGGCCAGTGGCGTGGTCCTGACCGACCCAGCCCTGGCATTGGCCTTGTTGCTGGCGCTCTATGGCTTCTGGCACGGCATGCAGCATGCCGACGCCCGGCGGGCACGGCTGGGATTTGTCGGTCTGGGCCTCGGGCTGCTGGCCAAGGGGCCCCTGGTGTTGCCGTTGGTGGGCCTGGTGGCATTGAGTTGGACCTTGATCCACCGCCAATGGCATCGATTCTGGCGATTGCCCTGGTTGTCAGGCCTTGGTCTGATGACGCTGATTGCCATACCCTGGTACGTGCTGGCAGAACTGAAGACGCCGGGCTTTCTGGACTACTTCCTGCTTGGCGAGCACTGGAACCGCTTTGTCGACAGCGGTTGGGCGGGAGACCTGTATGGCAACGCTCACGCCAAGCCGCCGGCTACGATCTGGTTGTACCTGGGGTACGCCCTGTTGCCCTGGAGCCTTTGGTTGCCTGTGCTCTGGTGGGGCAGGCAGGGGAGGGATCGCTTCACCACCTTTGTCTGGGCCTGGGCACTTGCCACGCCGGTGTTCTTCACGCTGGCCGGCAATATCCTCTGGACCTACGTGCTGCCGTCCTTGCCCGCCTGGTCGTTGTTGCTGGCCAGTGCGATGGTCCGCGAGCAGCAGCGCTGGATGACGCTGGCGTTTGTCAGTGCGCTGAGTCTTCCGCTGCTGGCGGTGCTGATCACAAGCCTCGGCAGCCTGGGCGAACGGGTACAGAACCAGCGGGAAATCGTCAGCGCCTGGCAGCAGGCCCAAGCAGTGGAAGCCGGCCCGTTGCTGTATCCCGGACGCCGCTCATACTCAGCCGAGTTCTACAGTGATGGCCAGGCAAGACGGGTGCGCAAGGCCGATGAGTATCCGCAGGCAGGCACGTTTTACCTGGCCCGTCGAATACGGGACCTGGCTGATCCCTTGCCGCTTGAACTCAGGTGCGAGCTGCAGCTGGAGGTCAATGCAAGCAGGCTGCTGCGCTGCCAACGGGTGGCGGACACTTTAATCTGGGACGCGCCCACCGTGTTGCGTTAA
- a CDS encoding glycosyltransferase family 2 protein produces the protein MSISSPVTAPREVADPQLSIIVPCYQEEQSLPAFHVRIRALMARLPVSSEVLYVDDGSRDGSVALLERLRQETGVRCLFLSRNFGKEAALCAGIDHARGQALVFIDADLQDPPELIEHMVAHWREGFEVVNMQRRRRTGDSWFKRTTARLYYRMMGVLVERMRIPSDVSDFRLIGPAPLAALRAMDERSRMLKGLVGWVGFKTIELPYERTARRAGSSKFNFLGLLDLAISGVLGFSRKPLRWFSLASLLIWVAAVVYILVALVGGTLDAHHLLIGLGAFLCLGVAMVGEYLGATLSEVKRRPHYLLKGQSTQRSSRAHKAQGRWS, from the coding sequence ATGTCGATATCTTCACCTGTTACCGCGCCACGCGAAGTCGCTGACCCGCAGCTGAGCATCATTGTTCCCTGTTATCAGGAGGAACAGTCCCTGCCAGCCTTTCATGTACGGATTCGCGCACTGATGGCACGTTTGCCGGTAAGCAGCGAAGTGCTGTACGTCGATGATGGCAGCCGCGATGGCAGTGTTGCACTTCTGGAGCGCCTGCGACAGGAAACCGGTGTTCGATGCCTGTTTCTGAGTCGGAATTTCGGCAAGGAGGCCGCCTTGTGCGCCGGTATCGATCATGCCCGGGGCCAAGCCCTGGTGTTCATCGATGCCGACTTGCAAGACCCACCCGAGCTGATCGAGCACATGGTCGCGCATTGGCGTGAAGGTTTCGAAGTGGTGAACATGCAGCGGCGCCGTCGCACGGGCGACTCTTGGTTCAAGCGCACCACCGCCAGGTTGTACTACCGCATGATGGGGGTGCTGGTCGAACGCATGCGAATCCCCTCCGATGTCAGTGATTTTCGGCTAATCGGCCCGGCGCCGCTGGCAGCCCTTAGGGCAATGGATGAGCGCTCGCGGATGCTCAAGGGGCTGGTGGGGTGGGTCGGCTTCAAAACCATCGAACTGCCTTATGAGCGTACCGCGCGCAGGGCGGGCAGCAGCAAGTTCAATTTTCTCGGCTTGCTGGATCTGGCGATCAGCGGTGTGCTGGGTTTTTCGCGCAAGCCACTGCGCTGGTTCAGCCTGGCCAGCCTGCTGATCTGGGTGGCTGCTGTGGTGTACATCCTGGTCGCCCTGGTGGGCGGAACACTGGATGCTCACCATCTGTTGATCGGGCTGGGGGCATTTTTGTGCCTTGGCGTGGCGATGGTCGGCGAGTATCTGGGGGCGACCCTCTCCGAGGTCAAGCGACGTCCCCACTACCTGCTCAAGGGGCAAAGCACTCAGCGCAGTTCGCGGGCTCATAAGGCCCAAGGTCGGTGGTCATGA
- a CDS encoding GtrA family protein codes for MNNFPLKDRLLRYLGVGALATLVHHLLFAILLQVWAPWTASVAGAATGALVSFWGNRRACFPASAGRKLQPVRFILVSLLHNLGNAAAMWLLLECLSWGPWLAQALTTLSLTLLGFLAHRYWTYANVDIFTCYRATRSR; via the coding sequence ATGAACAACTTTCCCCTCAAAGACAGATTGTTGCGTTACCTGGGCGTCGGTGCGCTGGCGACCCTTGTCCATCATCTGCTGTTTGCCATTCTGCTGCAGGTCTGGGCTCCCTGGACGGCCAGCGTCGCCGGGGCTGCGACCGGCGCGCTGGTCAGTTTCTGGGGTAATCGCCGCGCCTGCTTCCCGGCATCGGCCGGGCGTAAATTGCAGCCCGTGCGCTTCATCCTCGTCAGCCTCCTGCACAACCTCGGCAATGCCGCTGCGATGTGGCTGCTGCTTGAGTGCCTGTCATGGGGCCCCTGGTTGGCGCAGGCGCTCACCACCCTGTCCTTGACCCTGCTTGGATTCCTCGCCCACCGCTACTGGACTTATGCCAATGTCGATATCTTCACCTGTTACCGCGCCACGCGAAGTCGCTGA